Proteins from one Pontibacter korlensis genomic window:
- a CDS encoding TerC family protein, whose translation MEIFANPDTWISLLTLTFMEVVLGIDNIVFISIIVGRLPKEQQAKGRNIGLSLALIFRVILLLFISWIVGAGAPIFSINLPFTQDDFPVSWRDIILFAGGLFLLAKSVTEIHNKLEGEEEGHGTAKVQATLSKVLIQIILIDIVFSFDSILTAVGLAQEVIIMIIAVILAMGIMLIFAKYVSDFVNKHPTVKMLALSFLILIGFMLVVEALHQHIPKGYIYFAMFFSLMVEMLNMQLRKRSEPVHLRQSEIRDPEKHEVL comes from the coding sequence ATGGAAATATTTGCTAATCCGGACACCTGGATAAGCTTACTGACGCTAACCTTTATGGAGGTGGTGCTTGGTATAGACAATATCGTGTTCATTTCGATCATCGTGGGTAGGTTACCAAAAGAACAGCAGGCAAAGGGACGAAACATTGGCCTTAGCTTAGCGCTGATATTTCGGGTTATTCTGCTCTTGTTCATCTCCTGGATAGTTGGAGCCGGCGCGCCTATTTTCTCTATAAACCTTCCTTTTACGCAGGATGACTTTCCTGTTTCGTGGCGCGATATTATACTTTTTGCCGGTGGTCTGTTTCTACTGGCTAAGAGCGTTACCGAAATCCACAATAAGCTGGAAGGCGAGGAAGAGGGGCACGGCACTGCCAAAGTTCAGGCTACTTTGAGCAAGGTGCTGATACAGATCATCCTCATCGATATTGTTTTCTCTTTCGACTCTATTCTGACGGCTGTAGGCTTGGCGCAGGAGGTAATCATTATGATTATTGCTGTTATCCTGGCCATGGGTATCATGCTGATTTTTGCCAAGTATGTAAGCGACTTTGTGAACAAGCACCCAACTGTTAAAATGCTGGCTTTGTCGTTCCTGATTCTTATCGGTTTCATGCTGGTAGTAGAGGCGCTGCACCAGCATATTCCGAAAGGCTATATTTACTTTGCAATGTTCTTCTCGCTGATGGTAGAGATGCTGAACATGCAGTTGCGTAAGCGTTCTGAGCCTGTGCACCTGCGTCAAAGCGAGATCAGGGACCCAGAAAAGCACGAAGTTCTATAA
- a CDS encoding YajQ family cyclic di-GMP-binding protein encodes MASFDIVSKVDPQTMDNAVNVARKEILNRYDFRDTKGSLEYDKKSSVVNITMENEMRVQHTEDVLIGKMVKQGLDATALDFSKEAYQSGAMLKKDIKVKAGIDKETSKKIMKIIKDSKLKVSPAMMDETIRVTAKKIDDLQSVIALLRSNAEEIGMPLQFVNMKS; translated from the coding sequence ATGGCATCTTTTGATATTGTAAGTAAAGTAGATCCGCAAACCATGGACAACGCCGTAAATGTTGCCCGCAAGGAAATTCTGAACCGCTATGACTTCCGCGACACGAAAGGCAGCCTTGAGTATGACAAGAAATCAAGTGTTGTGAACATTACCATGGAGAACGAAATGCGTGTGCAGCATACAGAGGATGTGCTCATAGGCAAAATGGTGAAACAAGGGTTGGATGCTACTGCACTGGATTTCTCTAAAGAGGCCTATCAGTCGGGTGCCATGCTGAAGAAAGATATTAAGGTAAAGGCAGGTATTGATAAAGAGACCTCCAAGAAGATCATGAAGATCATCAAAGACAGCAAACTGAAGGTGTCGCCTGCGATGATGGATGAGACGATACGCGTAACAGCTAAAAAGATAGATGACCTGCAGAGCGTAATAGCATTGCTGCGCAGCAATGCCGAAGAGATAGGTATGCCGCTGCAGTTCGTGAACATGAAGAGCTAA
- a CDS encoding GNAT family N-acetyltransferase — protein sequence MKIIEPATTEQFEQYYRLRYQALREPWGQPEGSERLDDDASAIHAMLMNDAGEAVGVCRLHLNTLQEGQLRLMGIRKDQQGKQLGNKLIRYLEERARALGAERMTLEARDYAVNFYRRNGYEVVEKTYLLFGSIQHYRMAKQL from the coding sequence ATGAAAATAATAGAACCTGCCACAACGGAACAATTTGAACAATATTACCGCCTGCGCTACCAGGCACTGCGCGAACCTTGGGGACAGCCCGAAGGAAGCGAGCGCCTGGATGATGATGCCTCCGCCATACATGCCATGCTTATGAACGATGCAGGAGAGGCTGTGGGAGTATGCCGCCTACACCTGAACACACTACAGGAGGGGCAGCTGCGCCTGATGGGAATCAGGAAAGACCAGCAGGGTAAGCAACTTGGCAATAAACTAATTAGGTACCTGGAGGAGCGTGCGCGTGCGCTGGGCGCTGAGCGAATGACACTGGAAGCCCGAGACTATGCTGTAAACTTTTACCGCCGCAACGGGTATGAGGTAGTAGAAAAAACATACCTGCTGTTTGGCTCTATACAGCACTACCGTATGGCCAAACAGCTTTGA